The Lutra lutra chromosome 15, mLutLut1.2, whole genome shotgun sequence genome includes a region encoding these proteins:
- the NTMT2 gene encoding N-terminal Xaa-Pro-Lys N-methyltransferase 2, which produces MAHLGAHFAFRSRWQKTDDELCRHSMSFILHKAIRNDFFQSYLYLLEKIPLVKLYALTSQIINGEMQFYARAKLFYQEVPATEEGMMGNFIELSKPDIQASREFLRKYVGGPGRAGTDCALDCGSGIGRVSKHVLLPVFNSVELVDMMESFLLEAQNYLQVNGDKVESYHCHSLQEFTPPLGRYDVIWIQWSLVRHLTDKDLLEFLSQCRAGLKENGVVILKDNVAWQGCLFNLSDSSVTRDMDILWSLIRKSGLVVLGQEKQDGFPEQCVPVWMFALHSDGHS; this is translated from the exons ATGGCCCACCTGGGAGCCCATTTTGCCTTTAGATCCCGCTGGCAGAAGACTGACGATGAACTCTGTCGACATAGCATGTCCTTTATCCTCCACAAAGCCATTCGCAATGACTTCTTTCAGAGCTATCTCTACCTGCTGGAAAAAATTCCCCTGG TGAAATTGTATGCTTTAACAAGTCAAATCATCAATGGTGAGATGCAGTTCTATGCCAGAGCTAAACTTTTCTACCAAGAAGTACCTGCTACAGAAGAGGGTATGATGGGAAATTTCATTGAACTGTCCAAGCCAGATATCCAGGCTTCTCGGGAATTTCTTAGGAAATATGTTGGG GGCCCCGGGCGAGCTGGGACAGACTGTGCCTTGGATTGCGGCTCTGGGATAGGAAGGGTCAGCAAGCATGTCTTGTTGCCGGTTTTCAACAGCGTGGAGCTGGTGGACATGATGGAATCGTTCCTCCTCGAAGCCCAGAACTATCTGCAGGTCAATGGGGACAAGGTAGAAAGTTACCACTGCCACAGCCTGCAGGAATTCACGCCCCCATTGGGCAGATACGATGTCATCTGGATTCAGTGGTCTCTGGTTA GGCACCTGACTGATAAAGACCTTCTTGAGTTTCTTTCCCAGTGCCGAGCTGGCCTGAAAGAAAATGGTGTCGTCATACTGAAGGACAACGTGGCTTGGCAGGGCTGTCTCTTCAATCTCTCTGATAGCAGTGTGACTCGGGACATGGACATCCTCTGGAGCCTCATTAGGAAGAGTGGGCTGGTGGTGCTGGGCCAGGAGAAGCAGGACGGTTTTCCAGAGCAGTGCGTCCCGGTGTGGATGTTCGCATTGCACAGTGATGGACATTCCTGA